A window of Caldilineales bacterium genomic DNA:
ATTGAACCCAAGCCCTAAACCGCCAGTCCCGCTTCTACCGCGATGGTAGACGATGGCGACTCCTTCTGTATGGGAAGTAATGACATGCCGAAGCAATACACAGCCGAGAACCTGGTCGTGCACCCCGGCCTTTCGCTCGACCCGGAGGTGATCGTCGAGGTGACGCCAGAGCTGGCGGGGTGGGAGACGATCACGTTTCAGGCCCGGCGTTTGGCGGCGGGGCGGGTCTGGCGCTTTTGCAGCGGCGGCCACGAGTTGGCGCTAGTGATCTTGGGCGGGATGGTCGAGGTCGTTTCGGATCGCGGGCGCTGGTCGAGCGTGGGACGCCGTCCGCACGTCTTCGCCGGCCTTCCTTATGCCCTCTATCTGCCGCCGCGCACCGATTTTGCCGTCACCGCCACGACCGACAGCGAATTCGCCGCGGCCTGGGCGCCGGCCGAAGACGAGCACGAACCTCGGCTGATCACGCCGGCCGAGGTGACGGTCGAGATCCGGGGCGGCGACCACGCCACCCGCCAGATCAACAACATCATCCCGCCCGGCTTCCCCTGCCAACGGCTGGTGGTGGTGGAGGTCTACACGCCGGGCGGCAACTGGTCGAGTTACCCGCCGCACAAGCACGACCTGCACACGGTGGATGCTGGCGGCAGGCTGGCGCAGGCCGACCTCGACGAGACCTACTACTACAAGTTCGACCGGCCCGCCGGCTACGCCTTCCAGCGTCTCTACACCGACGCCGACTCGCCCCTGCACCGGGCCGGTTCCCCCATCGACGCCGTGGTGACGGCCGGCCACGACGATGTGGTGCTGGTCCCAGAGGGCTATCATCCCGTCTCCAGCCCCGTGGGCTACACCACCTACTATCTCAATGTCCTGGCCGGCAGCGCCCAAAGCCTGGCCGCCAAAGACGACCCCCGCTATGCCTGGATCAAGGACAGCTACCAGGGCGCCGATCCACGGCTACCGATCTACGACCCAACCACCCCCTGATCCAACCGCGCGAGCAATGCTAACAAGCCTATGACTGCCTCCCAGACCGAGCGGCTGACGATGGCGCAGGCGCTCATCAAGTTCCTCAAGCAGCAATACGTCGAACGCGACGGCCTCGAGTCGCCTTTTTTTGCCGGCTGCTTTGGCATCTTCGGCCACGGCTGCGTCGCCGGCGTGGGCGAGGCGCTGCTGCAATCCCCCGATTTCCCCTATTTTCAGGTGCGCAACGAGCAAGGGGCGGTGCATGCGGCGGCGGCCTATGCCAAAGTCAAGAATCGCCTCCAGACCTTCGCTTGCCTGTCGTCGATCGGCCCCGGAGCCACCAACATGATCACCGGCGCCGCCCTGGCCACCATCAACCGCTTGCCGGTGCTGCTGTTGCCGGGCGACATCTTTGCCCGCCGCAACGTCGCCCCGGTGCTGCAACAGTTGGAATCGGCGCACAGCCAGGACATCTCGGTCAACGATTGCTTCAAGCCGGTCAGCACCTACTGGGACCGGCTCAACCGGCCTGACCAGCTGCTCACGGCGCTGCCGGAGGCGATGCGCGTCCTCACCAGCCCGGTCGAGACCGGCGCCGTCACCCTGGCCCTGCCGCAGGATGTGCAGACCGAGGCCTTTGACTATCCGGCCGCCTTCTTCCGCCGGCGCCTGTGGCGGATTCCCCGCAACCGGCCCGACCAGGCGGCGCTTGGCCGCGCGGCCGAGCTGATCCGGGCGAGCCAGCGGCCCCTGATCGTCGCCGGCGGTGGCGTCATCTACGCCGACGCCACCGCAACCCTGCGCCGCTTCGTGGACGCCACCGGCATCCCGGTGAGCGAGACC
This region includes:
- the iolB gene encoding 5-deoxy-glucuronate isomerase, whose product is MPKQYTAENLVVHPGLSLDPEVIVEVTPELAGWETITFQARRLAAGRVWRFCSGGHELALVILGGMVEVVSDRGRWSSVGRRPHVFAGLPYALYLPPRTDFAVTATTDSEFAAAWAPAEDEHEPRLITPAEVTVEIRGGDHATRQINNIIPPGFPCQRLVVVEVYTPGGNWSSYPPHKHDLHTVDAGGRLAQADLDETYYYKFDRPAGYAFQRLYTDADSPLHRAGSPIDAVVTAGHDDVVLVPEGYHPVSSPVGYTTYYLNVLAGSAQSLAAKDDPRYAWIKDSYQGADPRLPIYDPTTP